Proteins from one Xenopus tropicalis strain Nigerian chromosome 1, UCB_Xtro_10.0, whole genome shotgun sequence genomic window:
- the acr.2 gene encoding acrosin yields the protein MALLSLKLTAIFLFFFAIYVLISISESAETCECGKRPLIKDSQRNSRIVGGVNSQPGAWPWLVSIQAWRGSDYGHFCGGTILNNQWILTAAHCLIDYKTTFDTIRVVIGARKLSKLGSETQIRKVKQLILHEKYLREGKHSYDIGLILLDEPIKFNDYTQRACLPSASLNVAQKTNCYVAGWGVLEEKEIAAADILQEAGVFFINKELCNSKEWYNGKVYPYNLCAGHKEGKIDSCQGDSGGPLMCKRKTSNDYIVVGVTSWGIGCARKQRPGIYISTQYFNEWIESKITKKAEGQTRPKRSLLKKIFFPQLPTQLPTTQSHKVKLQPTDTFELEAANEHLTDTNSVQRVQVIPTADPEHVDLRQSIWHSLTQIYRRITAYLRNLLTGRNGGLT from the exons ATGGCTCTACTGTCTCTGAAGCTAACagcaatttttttattcttttttgcaATCTATGTTTTAATTTCTATTTCTGAGAGCGCTGAGACTTGTG AATGTGGAAAAAGGCCTCTAATAAAGGACAGCCAGCGTAACTCTCGTATAGTTGGAGGAGTAAATTCCCAGCCAGGAGCATGGCCCTGGCTAGTAAGCATCCAGGCTTGGAGAGGTTCTGATTATGGACATTTCTGTGGCGGCACAATCCTGAACAACCAATGGATTTTGACAGCGGCCCACTGTCTCATCGATTACAAAAC AACATTTGACACAATTAGAGTTGTAATTGGAGCACGCAAGCTTTCTAAGCTAGGTTCGGAAACCCAGATTCGAAAGGTTAAACAGCTAATACTTCATGAAAAGTATTTGAGAGAAGGAAAACATTCTTATGACATTGGTTTGATTCTGCTGGATGAGCCCATCAAATTTAATGATTACACCCAGCGGGCCTGTTTACCTTCTGCTTCACTAAATGTGGCACAGAAGACCAACTGCTACGTAGCAGGATGGGGTGTTCTCGAAGAAAAAG AGATAGCAGCTGCAGATATCCTGCAAGAAGCTGGTGTGTTTTTCATCAATAAGGAACTTTGCAACAGCAAGGAGTGGTATAATGGCAAAGTATACCCATACAACCTGTGTGCTGGTCATAAGGAAGGCAAGATTGACAGCTGCCAG GGTGACAGTGGAGGTCCCCTTATGTGCAAGAGAAAGACATCTAATGATTATATTGTGGTTGGAGTGACAAGCTGGGGAATAGGCTGTGCCCGAAAGCAACGGCCTGGGATTTACATCTCTACCCAGTATTTTAACGAATGGATTGAAAGCAAGATCACCAAGAAAGCAGAGGGCCAAACTAGGCCAAAGAGGTCTTTACTGAAAAAGATCTTTTTTCCTCAACTACCCACTCAGCTACCGACAACACAGAGTCATAAAGTGAAGCTACAACCGACGGATACATTTGAGCTAGAAGCAGCCAATGAACATCTTACAGATACAAATTCAGTTCAGCGTGTCCAGGTAATACCAACAGCTGATCCTGAGCACGTGGACTTGCGCCAATCTATATGGCATAGTTTGACACAGATTTATAGACGCATCACTGCCTATTTACGCAACCTCCTTACTGGACGCAATGGAGGACTGACTTAA